Genomic DNA from Candidatus Koribacter versatilis Ellin345:
CATCTTCTCGGCGGCTTCATGCACTTCGTCGATCGTGCCCTTCATGTAGAACGCCTGCTCCGGAATTTCGTCGTGCTTGCCTTGCAGGATCTCGCGGAAGCTGCGCACCGTGTCGGCGATCTTCACGTAGCGTCCCGGGAAGCCGGTGAACTGCTCGGCCACGTGGAACGGCTGCGAGAGGAAGCGCTGGATCTTACGAGCGCGCGATACCGTCAGCTTCTGGTCTTCGCTAAGTTCGTCGATACCCAGGATCGCGATGATGTCCTGCAGGTCCTTGTACTGTTGCAGGATGCCCTTCACGCCTTGCGCCACGTCGTAGTGCTCCTGTCCGACGATGCGCGGGTCGAGAATGCGCGAGGTCGAACCCAGCGGATCGACCGCCGGATAAATACCGATTTCCGTCAACGCACGCGAAAGCACGGTAGTTGCGTCAAGGTGAGCAAACGTCGTTGCCGGCGCCGGATCGGTCAAGTCATCGGCGGGCACGTAAATCGCCTGTACCGACGTTACCGAACCGCGCTTCGTGGACGTAATGCGCTCCTGCAGTTCGCCCATTTCCGTCGCCAGGTTCGGTTGGTATCCCACCGCGGAAGGCATACGGCCCAACAGCGTGGATACTTCCGATCCTGCCTGTGTGAAGCGGAAGATGTTGTCAATGAAGAGCAGCGTGTCCGTGCCTTCTTCGTCGCGGAAGTATTCCGCGACCGTCAGCGCCGTCAGCGCCACCCGCAGACGCGCCCCTGGAGGCTCCGTCATCTGGCCGTACACCAATGCCGCTTTCGACTTCGACGGATCGCCCGGCGTGATTACGCCCGCTTCCGTAAACTCCAGCCAGAGATCGTTTCCCTCACGAGTACGTTCGCCGACGCCGCCGAACACGGAAAATCCACCATGCTGCTTGGCGACGTTGTTAATGAGTTCCTGAATGACGACCGTCTTGCCCACGCCGGCGCCACCGAATAATCCAATCTTGCCGCCCTTCAGGAACGGCTGGATCAAGTCGATGACCTTGATGCCGGTTTCAAACATTTCCGCCGTCGTCGCCTGCTCGTCGAACGCCGGCGCCTGGCGATGAATCGGGTTGCGCTTCTCCACCATGATCGGCCCAAGCTGGTCCACTGGTTCGCCGATCACGTTCATCACGCGTCCGAGGGTGCCTCGGCCCACCGGCACGCTGATCGGGCCGCCCATATCAATGGCCTTCATGCCGCGCACCATGCCTTCGGTCGGCTCCATCGCGACGCAACGCACCCGGCCTTCGCCAAGGTGCTGTTGGATCTCAAGCACGACATTAATTGGTGTCGGAACGTCGAACCCTTCGCTCACAACGCGAAGCGCTGTATAGATCTCGGGCAGCGTCGTCTCGGAGAACTGTACGTCCACCGCCGGTCCCGAAATCTGAATTACCTTGCCAAAATTTTCTGCCATAGTAAGCCTTTGTCCTACAGCGCTGCCGCGCCACTCACGATTTCAATAATCTCTTTGGTGATCGCTGCCTGCCGTGCGCGGTTCATCTGCAACGTGTAGCTGTCGATCATTTCGCCGGCGTTGTTCGTTGCCGAATCCATCGCCGTCATACGCGCCGCATGTTCCGCCGCCACTGACTCCAGCATCGAGCGATAAATCTGTACCGTCACATACTTCGGAATCAGATCGGCGAAAAGCTCCGCTGGCGGCTGCTCGTAAATGTAGTCCGACTGCGACGTACCGAATTGCGCGGCCTTCTTGTCGATCTCCGACGTGTCCTGTCCCTTCATCCCGACGCCGGCTTCCTTTGCCGCATGAATCTCTTTCTTGCGGTCTTCGGCGCTCATCAGGTCGGCCTGCGCAATCGTGCGCTCGCCAATCTCCTGGATCGGCAGAATCCGCTCCACCACCAGGCGCTGCGAAATCACCGACTTGAACTCGTTGAAGATCAGGTAAACCGCATCCACTTCACCGCGCTCGTACCGCCCCATGATGCTCTCCGAGATGTCTTGCACCTCTTCGAACGCCACCTTATTCAGAACACCCACGTGTTCCGCAGTGACCTGTACCTGGCCCGCGCGCTGCTCAGCTTCGGATTTGCCCAAAGGATAACGACGGCGCAGGAAGTCGCGGCCCTTGCGTCCCACCGCTTCGATATCAATGTTCTTGTCGAACTTCCGCTCCATGAAACGCAGCGCCGTCTTCGTAATGTTGGCGTTGAACGCGCCAGCCAGGCCGCGATCGCCAGTCACTACGACCAGCAGAATGTTCTGCTCGTCGCGCTGTTCCAGCAGTGGATGTTGGGCCTTTCCAGTTTCGGGGTCGATGGTTTCGGCGCGGCTCACCAGCGACTTCAGAACGTTGGTCAGCATTTGCCCGTATGGACGCGCCGCCAGCGCCCGCTCTTGCGCGCGCCGCAATCGTGCCGCTGACACCATCTTCATGGCGCGCGTAATCTGTCGCGTGTTCTTTACGCTGCGAATGCGCCGCCGGAGATCGAGAAT
This window encodes:
- the atpD gene encoding F0F1 ATP synthase subunit beta, with protein sequence MAENFGKVIQISGPAVDVQFSETTLPEIYTALRVVSEGFDVPTPINVVLEIQQHLGEGRVRCVAMEPTEGMVRGMKAIDMGGPISVPVGRGTLGRVMNVIGEPVDQLGPIMVEKRNPIHRQAPAFDEQATTAEMFETGIKVIDLIQPFLKGGKIGLFGGAGVGKTVVIQELINNVAKQHGGFSVFGGVGERTREGNDLWLEFTEAGVITPGDPSKSKAALVYGQMTEPPGARLRVALTALTVAEYFRDEEGTDTLLFIDNIFRFTQAGSEVSTLLGRMPSAVGYQPNLATEMGELQERITSTKRGSVTSVQAIYVPADDLTDPAPATTFAHLDATTVLSRALTEIGIYPAVDPLGSTSRILDPRIVGQEHYDVAQGVKGILQQYKDLQDIIAILGIDELSEDQKLTVSRARKIQRFLSQPFHVAEQFTGFPGRYVKIADTVRSFREILQGKHDEIPEQAFYMKGTIDEVHEAAEKMKANA
- the atpG gene encoding ATP synthase F1 subunit gamma: MASILDLRRRIRSVKNTRQITRAMKMVSAARLRRAQERALAARPYGQMLTNVLKSLVSRAETIDPETGKAQHPLLEQRDEQNILLVVVTGDRGLAGAFNANITKTALRFMERKFDKNIDIEAVGRKGRDFLRRRYPLGKSEAEQRAGQVQVTAEHVGVLNKVAFEEVQDISESIMGRYERGEVDAVYLIFNEFKSVISQRLVVERILPIQEIGERTIAQADLMSAEDRKKEIHAAKEAGVGMKGQDTSEIDKKAAQFGTSQSDYIYEQPPAELFADLIPKYVTVQIYRSMLESVAAEHAARMTAMDSATNNAGEMIDSYTLQMNRARQAAITKEIIEIVSGAAAL